A stretch of Onychomys torridus chromosome 2, mOncTor1.1, whole genome shotgun sequence DNA encodes these proteins:
- the Rad54b gene encoding DNA repair and recombination protein RAD54B isoform X1, with the protein MICPINSATEETIESKAQEEEPSSLLKYFSVVWCKASKKKHKKWEGDAILIVKGRSFTLKDLEGKDIGRGIGYKFKELENIEEGQTLVIGGKEIEILGTVSSDDFNSGKCFQGARGSPAVSSSQAARKCFSSPFKSVCQSSPSKENRQNAWQSCKPRHDPCAPNSLVMPPPNKNHQLLFNKNCFPLVDVVVDPHLVHHLRSHQREGIIFLYECVMGMRANGRCGAILADEMGLGKTLQCIALIWTLQCQGPYGARPVIKKTLIVTPGSLVNNWRKEFQKWLGSERIKIFTVDQDHKVEEFIKSTFYSVLIISYEMLLRSLDQIKTIKFDLLICDEGHRLKNSSIKTTAALLSLPCEKRVILTGTPVQNDLQEFFALVDFVNPGVLGSLSSYRKIYEEPIIMSREPSSSKEEKELGERRAAELACLTGLFILRRTQEVINKYLPPKIENVIFCRPGALQIELYQKLLSSQSVRFCLQGLLENSTHLICIGALKKLCNHPCLLFSSVKGKELRSSCDENEERHLCRGLLTVLPAGYDPLQFSENESGKLQVLVQLLAAIHELRPTEKVVLVSNYRQTLNILEEVCKRHGYACSRLDGQTPVSQRQQIVDSFNSKYSTDFIFLLSSKAGGVGLNLIGGSHLILYDIDWNPATDIQAMSRVWRDGQKHPVHIYRLLTTGTIEEKIYQRQISKQGLSGAVVDLAKSSEHIQFSVEELKDLFTLHENSPCVTHDLLDCECTEETEHAGDAASDIPVTSRPCQLGPQHRKSSSLRPLSMSQLKQWKHFSGDHLNLTDPFLERIRENVSFFFQNITNQAPAI; encoded by the exons gtATTGGCTATAAATTCAAAGAGCTTGAAAACATCGAAGAGGGCCAAACACTGGTGATTGgtggaaaagaaatagaaatcctgGGTACAGTCTCTTCTGATGACTTCAACAGTGGCAAGTGTTTTCAGGGTGCACGTGGAAGCCCCGCTGTCTCGAGTTCTCAGGCTGCCAGGAAATGCTTTTCTAGCCCCTTCAAAAGTGTTTGTCAGTCAAGTCCTTCAAAGGAAAACAGACAGAATGCTTGGCAGAGCTGCAAACCACGCCATGATCCATGTGCGCCAA ATTCCCTGGTTATGCCGCCGCCGAACAAGAATCACCAGTTGCTGTTCAATAAGAACTGCTTTCCTCTTGTGGATGTGGTGGTAGACCCTCATCTTGTACATCACCTCCGATCACATCAGAGAGAGGGAATCATCTTCCTCTATGAGTGTGTGATGGGAATGAG AGCCAATGGCAGATGTGGTGCTATTCTTGCTGATGAAATGGGTTTAGGGAAAACATTGCAATGTATCGCGCTCATCTGGACCCTACAGTGTCAGGGACCTTATGGAGCCAGGCCAGTAATAAAAAAGACACTTATTGTCACTCCTGGAAGTTTGGTGAATAATTGGaggaaagaatttcagaaatggCTGGGAAGTGAAAGGATCAAGATATTCACTGTTGATCAG gACCATAAAGTTGAGGAATTCATCAAGTCTACATTTTATTCGGTTCTTATCATCAGTTATGAAATGTTACTTCGTTCCTTAGATCAAATTAAGACTATAAAGTTTGACCTTCTGATCTGTGATGAGGGGCATCGTTTGAAGAACAGTAGCATTAAGACAACTGCAGCCCTCTTGAGCCTTCCTTGTGAGAAGAGAGTAATTCTGACTG GTACACCAGTTCAGAACGATTTGCAAGAGTTTTTTGCATTAGTTGATTTTGTTAATCCAGGAGTCTTAGGCTCTTTGTCGTCTTACAGGAAAATATATGAAGAGCCCATCATTATGTCAAGAGAACCTTCTTCTTCCAAG gaagaaaaagagttaggagagagaagagcagcTGAACTCGCTTGCCTCACTGGACTCTTTATCCTTAGAAGAACTCAGGAAGTCATCAATAAATACCTTCCACCCAAGATAGAGAATGTCATCTTTTGCCGACCAGGAGCACTGCAGATTGAGCTTTACCAGAAGCTGCTGAGTTCTCAGTCCGTCAGGTTTTGTCTTCAAGGACTATTGGAAAATAGCACTCATCTCATCTGCATAGGAGCCCTAAAGAAACTGTGTAACCACCCTTGTCTTTTGTTCAGCTCTGTGAAG GGTAAGGAACTTCGCTCGAGCTGTGATGAAAACGAAGAAAGGCATCTGTGCAGAGGCTTGCTGACTGTGCTTCCTGCTGGTTACGACCCTCTCCAGTTCTCTGAGAACGAGTCTGGGAAGCTACAGGTGTTGGTACAGCTCCTGGCAGCCATCCATGAACTTCGTCCCACTGAAAA AGTGGTTTTGGTATCCAACTACAGACAAACCTTGAATATTTTAGAAGAAGTATGCAAGCGTCATGGATATGCTTGTTCAAGACTTGATGGCCAAACACCAGTCTCTCAAAGGCAACAAATTGTTGATAGTTTCAATAGTAAATActctactgattttatttttttattaagttcaAAAGCTGGTGGTGTGGGACTTAATCTTATTGGAGGATCCCACTTAATTCTCTATGATATTGACTGGAACCCAGCTACTGACATCCAG GCTATGTCTAGAGTATGGAGAGATGGTCAGAAACACCCTGTGCATATTTACAGACTCTTGACTACAG GTACAATAGAGGAAAAGATCTATCAAAGGCAGATCAGTAAGCAAGGCCTCTCGGGGGCAGTTGTAGACCTAGCCAAGTCATCCGAACACATCCAGTTTTCAGTGGAAGAGCTTAAAGACTTGTTCACGTTACACGAAAATTCCCCTTGTGTGACCCATGACCTGCTTGACTGTGAGTGTACAGAAGAGACAGAGCACGCTG GTGACGCCGCATCAGACATCCCTGTCACCTCTAGACCATGTCAGCTCGGCCCTCAGCACCGGAAGTCTAGCTCCCTGAGACCTTTGTCCATGTCACAGCTGAAGCAGTGGAAGCATTTTTCAGGAGACCATTTAAATCTTACAGACCCATTTCTGGAAAGAATAAGGGAAAATGTGTCATTCTTCTTCCAGAATATAACCAACCAAGCTCCTGCCATCTAA